The DNA region CTTGCTGAAAGATTGAATACAACTAGACAGAGAATCTCAAGGAGAATGGAGAAGCTCGAGAAGATGGGCGTTATAAAGAAGTATACTGTCATTCCCGACTTTGATAGGCTTGGATACGTGTATGTTATTCTCGGAATTACTTTAAAGCCAGGAGTACAGATTGAGCCGGTTATCGAGAAATTGAAGAAGGAGGACGACGTTAAGATAATTGAAAGGGCAATTGGTGCTCATAGCATCGTAATACACTTAGTTGTCCCCAAGGACATGAAAGGCATTGAGAGGAAGATCAATGAGCTATCCACAAAGATCGATGGAATAGACAAAATGGACATAACCTTCATTACAGACATTGTGAAATTTGACATCCTATGACCTTTTTATTTTTCGTCAATTATCGAAAGAAAGAATAATAAAGCATTTTGTTTTATGGGTCATGAGAATTACCAAACTTGGGGGCTATTGAATGTTGCTCATAAATATAGCAGTGCTTTCAGCGGCTGCAATTATGGCATACAAAAGGAATGCACTGGATCTGAAGGGTGTTTTGGCAGCGTTTTTAGTTGGTTTAGTGACTCTTGAGCTTGGGGGAATAATACCATTCCTAGCACTGGCCACTTTTCTTGGAATTGGGACTTTAGCTACCAAATATCGCTTCAAAGAAAAGGCAAAGATGAAAATTGCGGAAGGGATGAGAGGAACAAGGAGCTGGGGCAACGTCTTTGGCAACGGTCTTATAGCGGCCTTGCTGATAGTTGTTGAATACGTGACAAAACAGGATATCGTTTGGGCGGCTGCATTTAGCTCAATAGCAACGGCAAATGCTGATACCCTAGCTAGTGAGCTTGGAAAGGTCTTTGGTAAGAATCCAAGGCTTATAACTAACTTACGAGAAAAGGTCAAACCTGGGGCTAATGGGGGAGTCACTTTACAGGGTGAGCTTTTTGCATTTGCTGGCTCTTTCATAATTGCTTTAATAGCTCTTCCTCTATTTCAAAATAAGCTTTTTGCGCTGATTGCAATAACATTGGGTGGCTTTTTAGGATGCAATGCGGACAGCGTAATAGGTGCTACGATTGAGAATAGAGGGTGGTTCAACAACGACCTAACGAACTTTGCTGCAACTGCTGTTGGGGCTTTAATCGGAGCGTTAATCTTTCTTGCATTAGGTGGGGTATAAATTTTATAAGTCCCATTTCTCTTTTCGTTTGTGGTGATCTTATGTATCACATAATAGCCCTTCACCAAGTTTATGGAGAATTAATCTTCAGAGGACTAAAGAGTCACGAGATACGACGCTCTAATAAATTTGGGGAGGGAGATATCGTTTTTCTTTATATTGCTAGAGGAAATCCTCATGTTCTCCGTGA from Palaeococcus pacificus DY20341 includes:
- a CDS encoding DUF92 domain-containing protein — translated: MLLINIAVLSAAAIMAYKRNALDLKGVLAAFLVGLVTLELGGIIPFLALATFLGIGTLATKYRFKEKAKMKIAEGMRGTRSWGNVFGNGLIAALLIVVEYVTKQDIVWAAAFSSIATANADTLASELGKVFGKNPRLITNLREKVKPGANGGVTLQGELFAFAGSFIIALIALPLFQNKLFALIAITLGGFLGCNADSVIGATIENRGWFNNDLTNFAATAVGALIGALIFLALGGV
- a CDS encoding Lrp/AsnC family transcriptional regulator; the protein is MRAKIDKIDIQLIKLLSKNSRLTYKELAERLNTTRQRISRRMEKLEKMGVIKKYTVIPDFDRLGYVYVILGITLKPGVQIEPVIEKLKKEDDVKIIERAIGAHSIVIHLVVPKDMKGIERKINELSTKIDGIDKMDITFITDIVKFDIL